A single region of the Arthrobacter sp. zg-Y820 genome encodes:
- a CDS encoding DUF5719 family protein produces the protein MSRKNSGKKASGQQAPAGAAATDGETAAHDATAAQQSEPEAGRAETRSRRQRRRQRAASAAAGLLVLAAASAVVAGSVVADSGKAGRSVDVAAAEVPAGPLTAVCPEPLRLLSGDVAGTDPEFSPVSASARTSLSAAVLSGPGNPVPVSSLLRADGTDLKTIADDAPDAAAPLAGVRSAGIVSSLDVSEVSVLSAEPTGTLQATANAVVSFTAADGDLAGLAAANCQAPGNDMWITGARTTVGATAVLRLTNPSESAATVDLDVYGAKGRAEGTGTRGILIPPGATKSIVLAGLAANEPAVAVRVRSSGGPVTALVQQSILRGLTPGGVELIQPAAAASPQQVITGVRVQKPAATKKVAAQRGYDFVTPAVQVAVPGSTNAVVSVKVLGPRGELPIPGGGVFTVAAGSVGQLPLDALAEGTYTVEVTADVAVVAGVSSSRGGEPNAPVDIAVAPSGERLGSEHLAVMPPHSSSVLTFAAPAGAAEVRLTGVGADGGLKEDRVVTVAGGTTVSLPAAEVGSNLAAVLISTTGDAVYGAQVLTTAEGPGVSVLPLPKGNIGGLSVPVGLGY, from the coding sequence ATGAGCCGTAAGAACTCCGGCAAAAAGGCCAGCGGGCAGCAGGCCCCTGCCGGCGCCGCGGCCACGGACGGTGAAACGGCTGCGCACGACGCAACGGCTGCGCAGCAGAGCGAGCCGGAGGCCGGCCGGGCGGAAACCCGGTCCCGACGCCAGCGGCGGCGGCAGCGGGCCGCGTCGGCGGCTGCCGGCCTTCTGGTCCTTGCCGCAGCCTCTGCCGTGGTGGCCGGTTCAGTGGTCGCGGACTCCGGAAAGGCCGGCCGGAGCGTTGATGTTGCCGCGGCCGAAGTGCCGGCCGGACCGCTGACCGCCGTCTGCCCGGAGCCCCTGCGGCTACTGTCCGGCGACGTGGCCGGAACCGATCCGGAGTTCAGCCCCGTGTCGGCGTCCGCCCGGACCTCGCTCAGCGCCGCGGTGCTCAGCGGACCGGGCAACCCGGTGCCCGTGTCCTCCCTGCTGCGCGCTGACGGCACCGACCTGAAGACCATCGCCGACGACGCTCCGGATGCCGCCGCGCCCCTGGCCGGGGTGCGCAGCGCCGGCATCGTCAGCAGCCTCGATGTCTCCGAGGTGTCGGTGCTGAGCGCCGAGCCGACGGGCACCCTGCAGGCCACGGCCAATGCCGTGGTCAGCTTCACCGCTGCGGACGGAGACCTCGCCGGTCTCGCCGCGGCAAACTGCCAGGCGCCGGGCAACGACATGTGGATCACCGGCGCGCGCACCACGGTGGGGGCGACTGCCGTGCTGCGGCTGACGAATCCTTCGGAGAGCGCCGCCACCGTTGACCTGGACGTTTACGGCGCGAAGGGACGCGCCGAGGGGACAGGCACTCGGGGAATCCTGATTCCGCCGGGCGCCACGAAATCCATCGTCCTGGCGGGTCTGGCGGCAAACGAACCGGCTGTGGCCGTGCGGGTGCGCAGTTCCGGCGGGCCGGTCACCGCCCTGGTGCAGCAGAGCATCCTGCGCGGCCTGACGCCGGGCGGCGTGGAGCTGATTCAGCCGGCCGCGGCTGCCTCGCCGCAGCAGGTGATCACCGGTGTCCGGGTCCAGAAGCCGGCTGCCACCAAGAAAGTGGCCGCTCAGCGCGGCTACGACTTCGTGACGCCCGCCGTGCAGGTGGCCGTTCCCGGCAGCACGAACGCCGTGGTCTCGGTGAAGGTGCTCGGCCCCCGCGGCGAGCTGCCAATCCCCGGCGGCGGCGTGTTCACCGTTGCCGCCGGCAGCGTCGGCCAGCTGCCCCTGGACGCCCTGGCCGAAGGAACCTACACGGTGGAGGTCACCGCCGATGTGGCCGTGGTGGCCGGCGTGTCCTCCAGCCGCGGGGGAGAGCCCAACGCGCCTGTCGACATCGCCGTCGCACCGTCCGGGGAGCGGCTGGGCAGCGAGCACCTTGCGGTCATGCCGCCTCACAGCAGTTCTGTGCTCACCTTTGCCGCTCCGGCCGGTGCCGCTGAAGTGCGCCTGACCGGAGTCGGAGCCGACGGCGGCCTCAAGGAGGACCGGGTCGTCACCGTCGCCGGGGGAACCACGGTCAGCCTGCCGGCGGCCGAGGTGGGGTCCAACCTCGCCGCCGTGCTGATCAGCACCACCGGGGACGCGGTCTACGGCGCCCAGGTCCTCACCACAGCTGAGGGACCCGGCGTCTCCGTGCTGCCGCTGCCGAAGGGAAACATCGGCGGGCTGAGCGTTCCGGTCGGACTGGGCTACTGA
- a CDS encoding metallopeptidase family protein — protein MSTGPTLRVHLGPGDEPAPATPETDPAKGPAEAEPVEAEPAWPGPPRPFRSRRRNRHGRGLRGELIPAHLAGSRTRSERFDAWVLESAQRLERLWGESIQTYQFVVQDIPPGLEELAASGGHLPFGTGTPASGPRPAVITVYRHPVESAARGLVPVSELIHDVVVEQLATLMGMDPETVDPTYGRFRPL, from the coding sequence ATGTCCACCGGACCAACTCTTAGGGTGCATCTTGGCCCCGGCGACGAGCCGGCGCCGGCCACGCCGGAGACCGACCCCGCCAAGGGCCCTGCCGAGGCCGAACCGGTCGAGGCCGAACCGGCCTGGCCCGGGCCGCCGAGGCCGTTTCGCAGCCGCCGCCGCAACCGGCACGGCCGCGGCCTGCGCGGGGAACTCATACCGGCCCATTTGGCCGGGTCGCGCACCCGATCGGAACGCTTTGATGCCTGGGTCCTGGAATCCGCGCAGCGCCTGGAACGGCTGTGGGGCGAAAGCATCCAGACCTACCAGTTCGTCGTCCAGGACATACCTCCCGGGCTCGAGGAACTGGCCGCATCGGGCGGGCATCTTCCCTTCGGCACCGGCACTCCCGCGTCGGGTCCCCGGCCCGCGGTGATTACTGTGTACCGCCATCCGGTGGAGTCCGCGGCGCGCGGCCTGGTGCCCGTCAGCGAACTGATTCACGACGTCGTAGTGGAACAGCTGGCCACCCTGATGGGGATGGATCCCGAGACCGTCGATCCCACCTACGGACGGTTCCGCCCGCTGTGA
- a CDS encoding DUF3499 domain-containing protein, producing the protein MDSLRQCSRSACRQAAVATLTYVYADSTAVLGPLATYAEPHCYDLCKEHAARLTAPLGWEVVRLNLSGQPRTPGRDDLSALVDAVREAAEAPDAEAPKRAGKNALEPPAENPGARRSHLRLLRDEV; encoded by the coding sequence GTGGATTCCTTAAGACAGTGCTCAAGATCAGCGTGCCGACAGGCGGCTGTAGCCACCCTGACGTACGTTTATGCGGATTCCACTGCGGTGCTGGGACCGCTGGCCACGTACGCCGAACCCCATTGTTACGATTTGTGCAAAGAACACGCCGCCCGGCTGACTGCTCCGCTGGGGTGGGAAGTGGTCCGCCTGAATCTTTCCGGCCAGCCCCGCACTCCGGGCCGCGATGATCTCTCAGCACTCGTGGATGCCGTGCGGGAAGCGGCCGAGGCGCCTGACGCCGAGGCACCCAAACGCGCCGGCAAGAACGCACTGGAACCCCCGGCGGAGAACCCCGGTGCCCGGCGTTCCCATCTGCGCTTGCTCCGCGACGAGGTCTGA
- the ahcY gene encoding adenosylhomocysteinase, with product MSFDFKVADLSLAEAGRHQIRLAEHEMPGLMALRREYGPSQPLQGARIAGSLHMTVQTAVLIETLTALGAEVRWASCNIFSTQDEAAAAVVVGNGTPEAPAGVPVFAWKNETLEEYWWTAQQILTWPEGSGGPNMILDDGGDATMLLHDGVKFEAAGAVPESPAEGDPGYSHEYTIVLDVLRRSLAENPGKWTEIAKGIRGVTEETTTGVLRLYQLAADGQLLFPAINVNDSVTKSKFDNKYGIRHSLPDGLNRATDTLIGGKVAVVCGYGDVGKGAAEALRGQGARVIVTEIDPICALQAAMDGYQVAKLESVLAAGDMFITTTGNKDIIMAEHMARMKHQAIVGNVGHFDNEIDMAGLAKIPGIRKVEIKPQVHEWIFDEGTDSQRSIIVLSEGRLLNLGNATGHPSFVMSNSFANQTIAQIELFTKHGKSVDEGGYANQVYVLPKVLDEKVARLHLDALGVELTELTKSQAEYLGVDVAGPFKPEHYRY from the coding sequence GTGAGTTTTGATTTCAAAGTAGCCGACCTCTCCCTGGCCGAAGCCGGACGCCACCAGATCCGCCTGGCCGAACACGAGATGCCCGGTCTGATGGCCCTGCGCCGGGAGTACGGCCCCAGCCAGCCGCTGCAGGGCGCCCGGATCGCCGGATCCCTGCACATGACGGTGCAGACCGCCGTGCTGATCGAGACCCTCACCGCGCTGGGTGCCGAGGTCCGCTGGGCCTCCTGCAACATCTTCTCCACCCAGGACGAGGCGGCGGCCGCCGTCGTCGTCGGCAACGGAACCCCCGAGGCGCCGGCGGGCGTGCCGGTGTTTGCGTGGAAGAACGAGACGCTCGAGGAATACTGGTGGACCGCCCAGCAGATCCTCACCTGGCCCGAGGGCTCCGGCGGACCGAACATGATCCTGGACGACGGCGGCGACGCCACCATGCTGCTGCATGACGGAGTGAAGTTCGAGGCCGCAGGCGCCGTGCCGGAGAGCCCCGCGGAGGGCGACCCGGGCTACTCCCATGAATACACAATTGTCCTGGACGTCCTGCGCCGTTCCCTGGCCGAGAACCCGGGGAAATGGACCGAAATCGCCAAGGGCATCCGCGGCGTCACCGAAGAGACCACCACCGGGGTGCTGCGGCTCTACCAGCTCGCGGCCGACGGTCAGCTGCTCTTCCCGGCGATCAACGTCAATGACTCGGTGACCAAGTCCAAGTTCGACAACAAGTACGGCATCCGGCATTCCCTGCCGGACGGCCTGAACCGCGCCACGGACACGCTGATCGGCGGAAAAGTGGCGGTGGTCTGCGGCTACGGCGACGTCGGCAAGGGTGCGGCCGAAGCGCTGCGCGGCCAGGGCGCCCGCGTGATCGTCACTGAAATCGATCCCATCTGCGCACTGCAGGCAGCCATGGACGGCTACCAGGTGGCCAAGCTGGAATCGGTGCTCGCCGCCGGCGACATGTTCATCACCACCACCGGCAACAAGGACATCATCATGGCCGAACACATGGCCCGGATGAAGCACCAGGCGATCGTGGGCAATGTGGGCCACTTCGACAACGAGATTGACATGGCAGGCCTCGCGAAGATCCCCGGCATCCGGAAGGTCGAGATCAAACCGCAGGTGCACGAGTGGATCTTCGATGAGGGCACTGACAGCCAGCGCAGCATCATCGTGCTCTCCGAAGGCCGCCTGCTGAACCTGGGCAACGCCACAGGGCACCCCTCGTTTGTCATGTCCAACTCCTTTGCGAACCAGACCATCGCGCAGATTGAGCTGTTCACCAAGCACGGCAAATCAGTGGATGAGGGCGGATACGCCAACCAGGTGTACGTGCTGCCCAAGGTCCTGGACGAAAAGGTGGCCCGCCTGCACCTGGATGCTCTCGGCGTCGAACTCACCGAACTGACCAAGAGCCAGGCCGAGTACCTGGGCGTGGACGTGGCCGGTCCCTTTAAACCCGAGCACTACCGCTACTAG
- a CDS encoding Ig-like domain-containing protein: MAKGTKRRKGWIVGSVVAGVVVLGGGAAVVTASSWAGEDFGLPSFTASSPSSSPSATPSRPPAPEPVAVVTPEADAVEVNPAAAPVITVQKGTIESAKLAPSAGGEPVPGELSAGGTVWTATGKLAFNTPYKLTYTLADANGETSTKTRQFTTVATANEANAVMYPASGSTVGTGQPIELSFSEPVLNKPAVEAAITVTSTSGQVGAFYWISDTKVRYRPETFWAPNSSVTVDMQLFGVDFGNGMIGNFNETASFTTHNTRLAVVDNADKMMRVYIDGVLTRTFPVTLGTEDWPSTIGYHVIMDQHETIPFKAESLGLKPGDEAYYEPVTAKNASRISNGGAFIHEALPSAQPVLGKSNVSHGCIGMSPEGAKYMYDNFDAGDVVQVLNTGYGPMYVYDGFGDWNLPWAEWISQPKQ; encoded by the coding sequence ATGGCAAAGGGTACAAAGAGGCGCAAGGGCTGGATTGTTGGGTCCGTCGTGGCCGGAGTCGTTGTGTTGGGCGGCGGCGCTGCTGTGGTCACCGCCTCCTCCTGGGCCGGTGAGGACTTTGGACTCCCGTCATTCACTGCGTCGTCACCGTCATCGTCGCCGTCGGCCACTCCCAGCCGGCCTCCGGCACCCGAGCCCGTTGCCGTTGTCACCCCGGAGGCGGACGCCGTCGAGGTGAACCCCGCGGCCGCTCCTGTTATCACCGTGCAGAAGGGAACCATTGAATCCGCCAAGCTGGCGCCGAGCGCCGGCGGCGAACCGGTTCCCGGCGAGCTCAGCGCGGGCGGCACCGTGTGGACGGCCACCGGCAAGCTGGCGTTCAACACGCCGTACAAGCTGACCTACACGCTGGCTGACGCCAACGGCGAGACCAGCACCAAAACCCGGCAGTTCACCACCGTGGCCACCGCCAACGAGGCCAACGCCGTCATGTATCCGGCGTCCGGGTCCACGGTGGGCACCGGACAGCCGATCGAACTGAGCTTCAGCGAGCCGGTGCTGAACAAGCCCGCCGTCGAAGCAGCCATCACCGTCACGTCCACATCAGGCCAGGTGGGCGCCTTCTACTGGATCAGCGACACCAAGGTCCGCTACCGGCCCGAGACCTTCTGGGCGCCGAACAGCAGCGTCACCGTGGACATGCAGCTTTTCGGCGTGGACTTCGGCAACGGCATGATCGGCAACTTCAACGAAACCGCGAGCTTCACCACCCACAACACGCGGCTGGCCGTGGTCGACAATGCGGACAAAATGATGCGGGTGTACATCGACGGGGTGCTGACCCGCACCTTCCCCGTCACGCTGGGCACCGAGGACTGGCCCTCCACGATCGGTTACCACGTGATCATGGACCAGCATGAAACCATCCCGTTCAAGGCGGAATCCCTGGGACTGAAGCCGGGAGACGAGGCCTACTACGAACCGGTAACCGCCAAGAACGCGTCCCGGATCTCCAACGGCGGCGCGTTCATCCACGAAGCGCTGCCGTCCGCGCAGCCGGTGCTGGGCAAGTCCAACGTGTCCCACGGGTGCATCGGGATGAGCCCCGAGGGCGCCAAATACATGTACGACAACTTCGACGCCGGCGACGTCGTCCAGGTGCTGAACACCGGCTACGGGCCGATGTACGTCTATGACGGCTTCGGGGACTGGAACCTGCCGTGGGCGGAGTGGATCAGCCAGCCCAAGCAGTAG
- a CDS encoding RDD family protein, whose protein sequence is MSSIVTGEAVVLELRPASFAARALSSIIDVFAQLIVLFGVLLLFGQTLGESVDPALGRTLILTIVVLVMVGAPVAVETLTRGKSLGRLAMGLRIVRDDGGAVRFRHCLIRGMTAVLEIYLTAGSLAFIVALFNEKSKRVGDIMAGTYALRERVSAPPPAQVLMPPSLRAWAGLADIGRLPDALSRRVSRFLTQSSRLSPQSRATLAADLAAEVSAFVSPQPPPGTFAEDYLSAVMAERRNRSYVSMTRQRERTEHIGQRLHRLPFDR, encoded by the coding sequence GTGAGTTCCATCGTCACCGGCGAGGCAGTTGTCCTGGAGCTGCGCCCGGCGTCCTTCGCGGCGCGGGCCCTCAGCTCGATCATCGACGTTTTTGCCCAGCTCATCGTGCTCTTCGGAGTGCTGCTGCTGTTCGGGCAGACACTGGGCGAGTCCGTCGATCCCGCTCTCGGACGGACCCTCATCTTGACCATCGTGGTGCTGGTCATGGTGGGGGCTCCGGTTGCCGTCGAGACGCTGACCCGCGGCAAGTCGCTGGGGCGCCTCGCCATGGGGCTGCGGATAGTGCGCGACGACGGCGGAGCCGTTCGCTTCCGCCACTGCCTCATCCGGGGCATGACTGCGGTCCTCGAAATTTACCTGACCGCCGGCTCCCTGGCCTTCATCGTGGCTCTGTTCAATGAAAAGTCCAAGCGCGTCGGCGACATCATGGCCGGAACCTATGCCCTGCGGGAACGGGTCTCCGCTCCCCCGCCCGCGCAGGTCCTGATGCCGCCGTCGCTCCGCGCCTGGGCCGGACTTGCCGACATCGGACGGCTTCCGGATGCGCTGTCCCGACGGGTGTCACGCTTCCTGACGCAGAGCAGCCGGCTCTCGCCGCAGTCGCGCGCCACTCTTGCCGCCGATCTGGCAGCGGAGGTCTCGGCCTTCGTGTCGCCGCAGCCCCCGCCGGGGACGTTCGCCGAAGACTATCTCAGCGCCGTCATGGCCGAGCGCCGGAACCGCAGCTATGTGTCGATGACCCGGCAGCGCGAGCGCACTGAGCACATCGGCCAACGACTGCACCGGCTCCCGTTCGACCGGTAG
- a CDS encoding stage II sporulation protein M produces the protein MDMDAFSAVHAPDWRRLDDLAARRRLSGEEADELLRLYQRTSAHLSMVRSVAPEGALSAALSMRLSRARTRFTGARSNFLEDLVSFFVFALPAGFYRVRWLTLAVGAAFILTAWLFGAWTASNPAVISASLGSDSQIRQYVEQDFVSYYSENPAASFAGMVWTNNAWIALQAVAFGITGIWGPFVLYQNAMGVGMAGGTMAAYGELDTFFTYILPHGLMELTAVFIAVAAGLRIFWAWVSPGRRTRAASVAAEGRSLFTVALGLVIVLFLSGLVEGFVTASPLPVWLRMAIGVALFGAYWAYTLILGGRAYRAGHRGDLSRRDSGEVLRTA, from the coding sequence GTGGATATGGATGCCTTTAGCGCGGTGCACGCTCCGGACTGGCGCCGTCTGGACGACCTTGCGGCGCGCCGCCGGCTCAGCGGCGAGGAAGCCGATGAACTGCTGCGCCTGTACCAGCGCACCTCGGCCCATTTGTCGATGGTTCGGTCGGTGGCGCCGGAGGGCGCGCTGTCCGCGGCCCTGTCCATGCGGCTGTCCCGGGCGCGGACCCGGTTCACCGGTGCCCGCTCGAACTTCCTCGAGGATTTGGTGTCGTTCTTCGTCTTTGCGCTCCCGGCCGGCTTTTACCGGGTCCGCTGGCTCACGCTCGCCGTGGGGGCGGCGTTCATCCTCACGGCCTGGCTTTTCGGTGCGTGGACGGCGTCCAACCCCGCAGTCATCTCCGCCTCGCTGGGCTCGGACAGCCAGATCCGGCAGTACGTGGAACAGGACTTCGTCTCCTACTACTCGGAAAACCCGGCCGCTTCCTTCGCGGGAATGGTGTGGACCAACAACGCCTGGATCGCGCTGCAGGCCGTCGCCTTCGGCATTACCGGAATCTGGGGGCCGTTTGTCCTGTACCAAAACGCCATGGGCGTGGGAATGGCCGGCGGCACCATGGCTGCCTACGGAGAGTTGGACACCTTTTTCACCTACATCCTGCCGCACGGCCTCATGGAGCTGACCGCGGTGTTCATTGCCGTGGCGGCCGGATTGAGGATTTTTTGGGCCTGGGTGTCGCCTGGCCGGCGGACCCGTGCCGCGTCCGTCGCCGCTGAGGGACGTTCGCTGTTCACCGTGGCCCTGGGACTGGTGATCGTGCTGTTCCTGTCGGGGCTGGTGGAAGGGTTCGTGACCGCCTCCCCGCTGCCCGTCTGGCTGCGGATGGCCATTGGGGTTGCCCTCTTCGGGGCGTACTGGGCCTACACCCTGATCCTGGGCGGCCGGGCCTACCGCGCCGGGCACCGCGGGGACCTGTCGCGGCGGGACAGCGGGGAAGTGTTGCGGACCGCTTGA
- a CDS encoding TIGR01906 family membrane protein: protein MASQDDTPQQKPTPGGSADTEQDRPEQGAQSDDGLSDASETIVSGEHAVGTEAAGAESAAPNTGSPADGSNAGNGAAADATTTATDVDDDGTTTATDVDDDGTTTATDVADDDGLDHDDWDAAFADAAGTPPEAAGAVAVTGPRNGTAGDDADVVPGGHPSLAQRSSLPMRHASTMPNLNGYADLSEEEQREAGDINAVIPSGSHAAHGSGTEEAATAAGKTPAETPAAAAGAGAGAAGLGAVSTDAAPRTMQISTATASAPEGSAANDSGAEESEVVEPEAELTDDYEISAEEARRRAEERERAGSPKPVLARILQVMIAVFFPVMLLAAAIRAVATPLFLWIEYHRPGFPADGYGFSTDDRMTYGSYAVDYLLNFSGARYLGDLVTAGGEPLYLDSEVSHMADVKTVLTVAFVSALVMAVLSVLACVYLAKRRPGGIRRALFSGAVLTLVLVGALIVTAVLGWENFFTQVHSIFFANGNWTFRMDDTLIRLFPAQFWMDAGIGIAGLVLLTCIVVLVSAWPTKARRERARSKQEAARRRYLDSLEAV from the coding sequence GTGGCAAGCCAGGACGATACCCCCCAGCAAAAACCGACGCCCGGAGGCTCCGCCGATACTGAGCAGGACCGGCCCGAACAGGGCGCCCAGAGCGACGACGGCCTCAGCGACGCCAGCGAAACCATCGTCAGCGGTGAGCACGCGGTGGGAACCGAGGCTGCGGGAGCAGAATCAGCGGCACCGAACACCGGATCGCCCGCCGACGGATCGAACGCCGGCAACGGCGCAGCCGCCGACGCGACGACGACCGCAACTGACGTCGACGACGACGGCACGACGACCGCAACTGACGTCGACGACGACGGCACGACGACCGCAACTGACGTCGCCGACGACGACGGCCTCGACCACGACGACTGGGACGCGGCCTTTGCCGACGCCGCAGGAACACCGCCTGAAGCTGCCGGAGCGGTGGCCGTAACCGGGCCGCGCAACGGCACGGCAGGTGACGATGCCGACGTCGTGCCGGGAGGTCATCCCTCCCTTGCCCAGCGCAGCAGCTTGCCGATGCGCCATGCCAGCACGATGCCCAACCTCAACGGATACGCTGACCTCTCGGAGGAAGAACAGCGGGAGGCCGGGGACATCAACGCCGTGATTCCGTCCGGCAGCCATGCTGCCCATGGCTCCGGCACCGAAGAAGCTGCGACTGCTGCCGGGAAGACGCCCGCAGAAACTCCGGCGGCTGCCGCGGGTGCCGGTGCCGGTGCCGCAGGGTTGGGCGCCGTTTCCACGGATGCCGCTCCCCGGACCATGCAGATCAGCACGGCCACCGCGTCGGCTCCGGAAGGATCCGCGGCCAACGACTCCGGAGCGGAAGAGTCCGAGGTTGTCGAACCGGAGGCAGAACTGACCGACGACTACGAGATCTCGGCCGAGGAAGCCCGACGCCGGGCCGAGGAGCGTGAGCGGGCGGGCTCACCCAAGCCCGTCCTGGCCCGCATCCTGCAGGTAATGATCGCGGTGTTCTTCCCGGTGATGCTGCTTGCCGCGGCCATCCGGGCGGTTGCGACACCCCTGTTCCTCTGGATCGAATACCACCGGCCGGGGTTCCCGGCGGACGGCTACGGCTTCTCCACCGATGACCGGATGACCTACGGCTCATACGCCGTGGATTACCTGCTGAACTTCTCCGGTGCCCGCTACCTCGGCGACCTGGTCACGGCCGGCGGCGAGCCGCTGTACCTGGACAGCGAAGTCAGCCACATGGCGGATGTGAAGACGGTCCTGACCGTCGCGTTTGTCTCAGCACTGGTGATGGCCGTGCTGAGCGTGCTTGCCTGTGTGTATCTGGCCAAGCGCCGGCCCGGCGGAATCCGGCGGGCGCTCTTCTCCGGGGCGGTCTTGACCCTGGTTCTCGTTGGCGCGTTGATCGTCACGGCGGTTCTGGGGTGGGAGAACTTCTTCACCCAGGTGCACTCCATCTTCTTCGCCAACGGCAATTGGACGTTCCGGATGGATGACACCCTGATCCGGCTCTTCCCGGCCCAGTTCTGGATGGATGCCGGCATCGGCATTGCCGGTCTGGTGCTTCTGACCTGCATTGTCGTGCTGGTCTCCGCCTGGCCCACCAAGGCCCGGCGGGAACGCGCGCGCAGCAAGCAGGAAGCGGCCCGCCGCCGCTACCTCGACTCGCTGGAAGCGGTCTAA